A single window of Halococcus saccharolyticus DSM 5350 DNA harbors:
- a CDS encoding preprotein translocase subunit SecD encodes MIRENWRLVLLVVFVIAAGVALFAPPLGGGGANATAAAPTADGPTNLQYGLELSGGTRIRAPLVGLTAEGVDVERGSQANVTREVASALNVSGADVQVRVGNGSATVEVFPDRVTSDEFAGAPGNVSQEEFTRALQSAGLDVSRGDVSEGVTDQTYETAVNTLDNKVSESGLAGGSVQTVQSAGEQYIQIEVPNQNRSEVQDLVADQGRVTTVAYFPVEGNETPAYCEPGSWDNASSNGTVPEGYCSVTVLDSQEGFQDIQPVQQESGEPFVPVTLTEEADGPFAQSMQDYGFADRANASTCRFDESRTGHCLLTVVDGRVVYSAGVEGDLAASFATDDFENRPAYRTFAPNISTAQELQVNLQAGALPARLDIDAGTSQFILPDLAEKFKRFSLITGLIAVLAVAVTVFIRYRDPRVAIPMVLTALAEVFILLGFASAVGLALDLSYIAGFVAVIGTGVDDLVIIADEILQSDVKTGRVFKSRFRRALWVIGAAAATTIIAMSPLAILSLGDLRGFAIITIVGVLIGVLVTRPAYGNILRNLVTED; translated from the coding sequence ATGATCCGGGAGAACTGGCGGCTCGTCCTGCTCGTCGTGTTCGTGATCGCTGCCGGGGTCGCGCTGTTCGCGCCCCCACTCGGTGGCGGCGGGGCGAACGCGACCGCCGCCGCGCCGACCGCGGACGGGCCGACCAACCTCCAGTACGGGCTCGAACTCTCCGGCGGAACGCGGATCCGCGCGCCACTCGTCGGGCTGACCGCCGAGGGCGTCGACGTCGAACGGGGTAGTCAGGCGAACGTCACTCGGGAGGTCGCAAGCGCGCTGAACGTCTCCGGGGCGGACGTCCAAGTCCGAGTCGGCAACGGTTCGGCCACCGTCGAGGTGTTCCCCGATCGGGTCACGAGCGACGAGTTCGCCGGCGCGCCCGGCAACGTCTCACAAGAAGAGTTCACACGAGCGCTCCAGTCTGCGGGCCTCGACGTTTCGAGAGGCGACGTCAGCGAGGGCGTGACCGACCAGACCTACGAGACGGCGGTCAACACGCTCGACAACAAAGTCAGCGAGTCAGGGCTTGCGGGCGGGTCGGTACAAACCGTGCAGTCGGCGGGCGAGCAGTACATCCAGATCGAGGTCCCGAATCAAAATCGCTCGGAGGTCCAGGACCTCGTCGCTGATCAGGGCCGAGTGACGACTGTGGCGTACTTCCCGGTCGAAGGGAATGAGACACCGGCGTACTGCGAGCCGGGGAGTTGGGACAACGCCTCGTCGAACGGGACGGTGCCGGAGGGGTACTGTAGCGTGACGGTGCTCGACAGCCAGGAGGGGTTCCAGGACATCCAGCCCGTTCAACAAGAGAGTGGCGAGCCATTCGTTCCGGTGACGCTGACTGAGGAGGCTGACGGGCCGTTCGCACAGTCGATGCAGGACTATGGCTTCGCCGACCGCGCAAACGCGAGCACGTGTCGGTTCGACGAGAGCCGGACTGGTCACTGTCTGCTCACGGTGGTCGACGGCCGGGTGGTCTACTCCGCCGGCGTAGAGGGGGATCTCGCGGCCTCGTTCGCCACCGACGACTTCGAGAACCGGCCGGCCTACCGGACTTTCGCACCAAACATCTCGACGGCTCAGGAGCTCCAGGTCAACCTTCAGGCTGGTGCGCTGCCCGCCCGGCTCGACATCGATGCCGGAACGAGTCAGTTCATCCTGCCGGATCTCGCCGAGAAGTTCAAGCGGTTCTCGCTCATCACGGGACTGATCGCGGTGCTCGCGGTGGCAGTCACGGTGTTCATTCGGTATCGCGACCCGCGGGTAGCGATTCCGATGGTGTTGACCGCGCTCGCGGAGGTGTTCATCCTGCTCGGGTTCGCGTCGGCGGTCGGGCTCGCGCTCGATCTCTCGTACATCGCCGGATTCGTCGCGGTGATCGGCACCGGGGTCGACGACCTCGTAATCATCGCCGACGAGATCCTCCAAAGCGACGTGAAGACCGGCCGGGTGTTCAAGAGCCGGTTCCGGCGAGCGCTGTGGGTCATCGGCGCGGCCGCCGCCACCACCATCATCGCGATGAGCCCGCTCGCGATCCTCAGCCTCGGCGATCTCCGTGGGTTCGCCATCATCACCATCGTCGGCGTCCTCATCGGGGTCCTGGTCACTCGCCCGGCCTACGGCAACATCCTTCGGAACCTCGTGACCGAGGACTGA
- the secF gene encoding protein translocase subunit SecF: protein MVAFDVPDVEYTRYSNRQLAAIPLAVLALALAVLAGWYIMTGAPVTPGIAFTGGSEIQIVTDDSQAAIEDAFPTEPESVRAVRGEGSYIVTFQSTDTDAIRQSADQAGYEVESVQGTSATFGSRTQQLGLLGLGVAFVGMALLVFAMFRTFVPSIAVVLSAFSDIVIPLALMNVFGIKLSLGTVAALLMLIGYSVDSDILLNNHILRRRGDFYESTYRAMRTGVTMTLTSLSAMAVMAIVATYFDIPLLPEIGTVLVFGLTADLMNTYLMNVSLLRWYKYEGVAR from the coding sequence ATGGTTGCGTTCGACGTGCCGGACGTGGAGTACACCCGGTACTCGAACCGTCAGCTCGCGGCGATCCCGCTGGCGGTGCTCGCGCTCGCGCTGGCGGTGCTCGCCGGCTGGTATATCATGACGGGTGCGCCGGTGACGCCGGGGATCGCGTTCACTGGTGGCAGCGAGATCCAGATCGTGACTGACGACAGCCAAGCCGCGATCGAGGATGCCTTCCCCACCGAGCCCGAGTCGGTGCGGGCGGTCCGTGGCGAAGGCAGCTACATCGTCACGTTCCAGTCGACCGACACCGACGCGATACGACAGAGCGCCGATCAGGCCGGCTACGAGGTCGAGTCCGTCCAAGGGACCTCGGCGACCTTTGGCTCACGGACCCAGCAGCTCGGCCTGCTCGGTCTCGGTGTGGCGTTCGTCGGGATGGCACTGTTGGTGTTCGCGATGTTCCGGACGTTCGTCCCCTCGATCGCGGTAGTGCTGTCGGCGTTTTCCGACATCGTGATCCCGCTCGCGCTGATGAACGTCTTCGGGATCAAGCTCTCGCTCGGGACCGTCGCCGCACTCTTGATGTTGATCGGGTACAGCGTCGACTCGGACATCCTCCTCAACAACCACATCCTCCGGCGGCGTGGTGACTTCTACGAGAGCACCTACCGCGCGATGCGGACCGGGGTAACGATGACGCTGACGTCGCTCTCGGCGATGGCGGTGATGGCGATCGTGGCGACGTACTTCGACATTCCGCTCCTGCCCGAGATCGGCACCGTGCTGGTGTTCGGGCTCACGGCCGATCTGATGAACACCTATCTGATGAACGTGAGTCTGCTGCGGTGGTACAAGTACGAGGGCGTGGCACGATGA
- a CDS encoding PPC domain-containing protein, producing the protein MTKTMNRITNTKRIVVLVMGLVLVSSLLAPAVVAQSGNQGEREPNDTRETATPIEKGQFVEGTVNATDEDWLAFDAEAGHAIRVTGGVGAEYPELTLYGPDGDELGSGTAGGTANMVEIGTTAPETGTYYLQISYENEYEAQYGVSVATGAADGFEANDDRGSAAAIEPGSSHDATLLAGEDDWFAVEADAGENVTASAELTNTGGEVAQNVRTELYSPDGNRVGEVGANMGMESGPSNRTYGPEIGYKPIASQHHIASESGTYYVRVSPAESGSVAGFVGYELSVGTTGSSDDGSSGDAKSLVIIGGSPEDKVSYEVAFEGSAERSGESHGAPIEDRHVTVDEDIDGIEDGRIDGRLGGGGDAYLIDGELTGLELDGDARVFLDGEEVDPGSFGGVSDEDTATPTPTATPTSTSTPTPTATPTPTPTETATATPTATQTATSTPTATPTSTPTQTATPTTTTTATPTDTATTTDTPTHTTTGTGNATTNDTGGQVVGGADGQNETTSSGGPGFGLAGGVVAVLAAIALAVRRD; encoded by the coding sequence ATGACCAAAACCATGAATAGAATCACGAACACGAAGCGGATCGTGGTCCTCGTGATGGGACTCGTGCTCGTATCGAGCCTGCTCGCCCCGGCAGTGGTAGCACAGTCCGGGAATCAAGGCGAGCGCGAACCGAACGACACGCGGGAGACCGCGACGCCGATCGAGAAAGGACAGTTCGTCGAGGGCACAGTGAACGCCACCGACGAGGACTGGCTCGCGTTCGACGCTGAGGCTGGCCACGCCATCCGGGTGACGGGTGGCGTCGGAGCGGAGTATCCGGAACTCACACTGTACGGGCCGGACGGCGATGAGCTCGGCAGCGGGACGGCCGGTGGGACGGCGAATATGGTCGAGATCGGCACGACAGCCCCCGAGACGGGAACATACTACCTCCAGATCAGCTACGAGAACGAGTACGAGGCACAATACGGCGTTTCGGTTGCGACCGGAGCGGCTGACGGGTTCGAGGCGAACGACGACCGTGGGAGCGCGGCAGCGATCGAACCCGGTAGCTCGCACGATGCGACGCTCCTTGCGGGCGAAGACGACTGGTTCGCGGTCGAGGCCGATGCGGGCGAGAACGTCACCGCCAGCGCCGAACTGACGAACACCGGTGGTGAGGTCGCCCAGAACGTTCGGACGGAACTCTACAGTCCGGACGGCAACCGAGTCGGTGAGGTCGGGGCGAACATGGGTATGGAAAGCGGTCCATCGAACCGGACCTACGGACCGGAGATCGGATATAAGCCGATCGCGAGCCAGCACCACATCGCTAGCGAATCCGGCACGTACTACGTCCGCGTCAGTCCGGCCGAATCCGGGAGCGTCGCCGGCTTCGTCGGCTACGAACTGTCCGTCGGGACGACCGGCAGCTCCGACGACGGATCGTCGGGCGACGCCAAGTCACTGGTAATCATCGGTGGCAGCCCGGAGGACAAGGTCTCCTACGAGGTCGCCTTCGAAGGAAGCGCCGAGCGAAGCGGCGAGAGCCACGGTGCGCCGATCGAGGATCGTCACGTGACCGTCGACGAGGACATCGACGGGATCGAGGACGGCAGGATCGACGGCCGACTCGGCGGCGGTGGTGACGCGTACCTGATCGATGGTGAATTGACGGGCCTCGAACTCGACGGCGATGCCAGGGTATTCCTTGACGGCGAGGAAGTCGATCCAGGTTCATTCGGCGGCGTTTCCGACGAGGACACCGCAACGCCGACACCGACTGCGACGCCAACATCGACATCCACACCGACACCAACCGCAACGCCAACTCCCACGCCTACCGAGACGGCAACCGCGACACCGACTGCAACACAGACGGCTACCTCCACACCGACTGCAACACCAACATCCACTCCGACGCAGACCGCAACACCAACCACGACCACGACGGCTACGCCGACTGACACTGCAACGACAACCGACACACCGACCCACACCACGACCGGGACGGGCAACGCGACGACCAACGACACCGGCGGACAGGTCGTCGGCGGAGCGGACGGCCAGAACGAAACCACGTCGTCAGGTGGTCCCGGGTTCGGTCTCGCGGGTGGCGTCGTCGCGGTGCTGGCGGCGATTGCGCTCGCCGTGCGGCGGGACTGA
- a CDS encoding pre-peptidase C-terminal domain-containing protein, whose amino-acid sequence MDRATISGRLVILAVAFVIVSSVLAPTAVAQSGAQEEREPNDTRESATPIEQRTAIEGVVNDSDVDFFSFEASEGAIIRITDGFAAVSGGADATLVAPNGDVLGSDILGSSTAGTAEIGARAQTTGTYVVRLEADDTGSRYSFSVATTGRDRFEPNNDRGSTTRIDPNGAVEGTIVNGTNLPADEDWFAVEASAGENLTAAVEKGDGGLNFGSPETGQNLRIDVFDPDGERLGSNETVAEGGTVRDTASQRISADEEGTYYVRISSTDGFGGVTGFVEYTLSITGDGTAERPETGTNALVIAGGRPENKVSYEVGFEGSAERSGESHGAPIEDRHVTVDEDVDEIENGRIDGRLGGGGDAYLVNGEITGLELDGDARVFLDGEEVDPASFGSVSDRATSSPTPTSTTTSTPTATPSSTPTATPTPTPLPTTTTATATPTDGSSTTSLATGTQTVTQTTTPTAAEPTTSTGTDATTPTDGDGRIVGGATTEDETTSSSGPGFGLVSGLVAIVAAAGFAVRRR is encoded by the coding sequence ATGGATCGTGCAACGATATCGGGTCGGCTTGTGATTCTCGCGGTGGCGTTCGTGATCGTATCGAGCGTGCTCGCCCCGACAGCGGTGGCACAGTCCGGGGCTCAAGAGGAACGCGAGCCGAACGACACGCGGGAGAGCGCGACCCCGATCGAACAACGAACGGCGATCGAGGGGGTTGTCAACGATTCCGACGTAGATTTCTTCTCGTTCGAGGCCAGCGAAGGAGCGATCATCAGGATCACCGACGGGTTCGCTGCCGTGAGTGGTGGGGCGGACGCAACGCTCGTGGCTCCGAACGGTGACGTGCTTGGGAGCGACATACTCGGGTCTTCGACGGCCGGGACAGCCGAGATCGGTGCGCGTGCTCAAACGACCGGAACCTACGTCGTTCGACTCGAAGCCGACGATACGGGAAGCCGATACTCCTTTTCGGTCGCCACGACCGGCCGTGACAGGTTCGAACCGAACAACGACCGCGGGAGCACGACGCGGATCGACCCGAACGGGGCGGTCGAAGGGACGATCGTGAACGGGACAAACCTCCCCGCCGACGAGGACTGGTTCGCGGTCGAGGCGAGCGCCGGCGAGAATCTCACCGCAGCGGTCGAGAAAGGGGATGGGGGCCTGAACTTCGGAAGCCCCGAAACAGGTCAGAACCTCCGGATCGATGTCTTCGATCCTGACGGTGAACGACTCGGGAGCAACGAGACCGTCGCCGAGGGCGGCACCGTTCGCGACACGGCATCCCAGCGGATCAGCGCCGACGAGGAAGGGACGTACTACGTCAGAATTAGCTCGACCGACGGCTTCGGTGGGGTCACAGGGTTCGTCGAATACACCCTCTCGATCACCGGAGACGGTACGGCTGAGCGGCCCGAAACCGGAACGAACGCACTGGTAATCGCCGGCGGCAGGCCGGAGAACAAGGTGTCGTACGAGGTCGGCTTCGAAGGCAGCGCCGAGCGAAGCGGCGAGAGCCACGGTGCGCCGATCGAAGATCGTCACGTGACCGTCGATGAGGATGTCGACGAGATTGAGAACGGCAGGATCGACGGCCGACTCGGCGGCGGTGGTGACGCGTACCTCGTCAACGGCGAAATCACCGGTCTCGAACTCGACGGCGACGCCCGGGTGTTCCTCGACGGCGAGGAAGTCGATCCCGCCTCGTTCGGCAGCGTTTCGGACCGAGCAACGTCGTCACCAACGCCGACGTCGACCACCACGTCAACGCCGACAGCGACACCGTCATCGACGCCAACCGCAACACCGACCCCCACGCCATTGCCGACGACCACAACCGCAACCGCTACGCCCACCGATGGGTCGAGCACCACGTCCCTCGCGACTGGGACCCAGACCGTAACCCAAACCACGACGCCGACGGCAGCGGAGCCGACGACCAGTACTGGAACCGACGCGACGACGCCGACGGACGGTGACGGGCGGATCGTCGGCGGAGCGACGACCGAGGACGAGACGACCTCGTCGAGCGGTCCGGGTTTCGGCCTCGTGAGCGGGCTCGTTGCGATCGTCGCGGCCGCCGGATTCGCCGTACGTCGGCGGTGA
- a CDS encoding PGF-CTERM sorting domain-containing protein: MSSSPGPGFGFSPYSVTVSGEGLTAPTTPTTAPTETSSNTDRLVIIGGSPENKVTYRVGYEGQVERSGESHGAPIDDEGVTVDRDVDDISNSRIDGRLGGGGDAYLVDGEVTGLELDGDARVFIDGEEVDPDSLGDVPDRKTATATPTATPTPTPTETATATSTPTTTATPTATPTPTATATPTATATTAETTTATETATQRPTTESAVTESTQTATTAANSSGEVVGSTASETTTTSTGPGFGLVGALLGALVATVLAVRKR; encoded by the coding sequence GTGTCCAGTTCCCCTGGACCCGGTTTCGGATTCAGTCCGTACTCCGTTACTGTTTCGGGTGAAGGACTGACGGCTCCGACGACGCCGACCACCGCTCCAACCGAAACGTCGAGCAACACCGATAGGCTCGTCATCATCGGCGGCAGCCCCGAGAACAAAGTCACCTACCGGGTTGGCTACGAGGGACAGGTCGAGCGGAGCGGCGAGAGCCACGGCGCGCCGATCGACGATGAGGGTGTCACCGTCGACAGGGACGTTGATGACATCTCGAACTCGCGCATCGATGGCCGGCTCGGCGGTGGCGGCGACGCCTACCTCGTCGATGGCGAAGTGACGGGTCTCGAACTCGATGGCGACGCGCGAGTGTTCATCGATGGCGAGGAGGTCGATCCGGATTCGCTCGGCGACGTTCCGGACCGAAAAACGGCCACAGCAACGCCGACTGCAACGCCTACTCCCACGCCCACCGAGACGGCAACCGCAACGTCGACGCCTACCACGACAGCGACGCCAACCGCCACGCCGACGCCAACCGCAACAGCGACACCGACCGCGACCGCAACAACTGCTGAGACCACAACAGCCACCGAGACCGCAACACAACGCCCGACCACGGAATCGGCGGTGACCGAAAGCACGCAGACAGCGACCACAGCCGCAAACTCCAGCGGGGAGGTCGTCGGCAGCACCGCATCCGAGACGACGACCACATCGACCGGGCCTGGCTTCGGTCTCGTGGGCGCACTGCTCGGAGCGCTCGTGGCCACCGTGCTCGCGGTCCGAAAGCGCTGA
- a CDS encoding DUF5812 family protein: protein MAKHGTFLVTHADDDSVVLKDTADGQVHTLATNPDPDGDALAADEAIEATIAPEPPLEVAWELREIEDRRSLTVERSPEPPTTQEREIAADQEQGDLTRRERAGIGEIHVLTVPPDQTDDAVADVLGDEATLVRAADLGVERVEVRADDEGVVSVRYMP, encoded by the coding sequence ATGGCAAAGCACGGAACCTTTCTCGTCACGCACGCCGACGACGATTCCGTAGTACTGAAAGACACCGCGGATGGCCAGGTCCATACGCTCGCCACGAACCCCGATCCGGATGGCGACGCGCTGGCGGCGGACGAGGCGATCGAGGCCACCATCGCGCCCGAACCACCCCTGGAAGTGGCGTGGGAACTTCGCGAGATCGAAGACCGACGATCGCTGACCGTCGAACGGAGTCCGGAGCCACCCACGACCCAAGAACGCGAGATCGCCGCCGATCAGGAGCAAGGCGATCTCACTCGACGCGAGCGGGCGGGTATCGGCGAAATTCACGTTCTCACGGTACCGCCCGATCAGACCGACGATGCGGTTGCGGACGTATTAGGCGATGAGGCGACGCTGGTACGGGCGGCCGATCTCGGCGTCGAGCGTGTCGAAGTGCGTGCCGACGACGAGGGCGTGGTGAGCGTGCGCTACATGCCCTGA